Sequence from the Paenibacillus sp. genome:
CTTCTTCGGCGCGGCGGGAGCGCCCGCCCCTGCGCCGGTCCCGGCTCCGGCCGGCGCGCCCGCGCGGTCCGTCGCCGCGGCGATGTCCGGCGTCTTGCCCTGCGCCGCTTGGAGCGACGCCTGCAGCGCGCTCATGAGATCGATGACGTTCGTCCGGCGCTGCTCCGGCACGACTTCGATCTCTTGGCCCGCGACCTTCGCTTGGATGAGCCCCATCACCTGCTCGCGGTAGTCGTCGTGATATTTCGACGGATCGAACGGTACGGACAGCTGCTCGATGAGCATCTTCGCCATCAGCAGCTCCTTCTCGCTTACGGCGCCGCGAACCGTCTGGAGGTTCGGCACGTTGGCGGCGGAGCGCACCTCGTCCGGATAAAAGATCGTCTCCATGCTGATGCAGCCGTCCACGATCCGGATCGCCGCGAGCGACGATTTGTTGCGGATCGTCACTTTGGCGATGCCGATTTTTCCCGTATCCTGCAGCGCGGCGAGCAGCAGACCGTACGCGTTCGCGCCGGTGTCGCCGGGGCCGAGATAATACGTTTTCTGAAAATAAATCGGATCGATCTCGCTTAAGTTGACGAAGTCGACGATTTTAATTTCGCGGCTCGCGTCCGCGGAGAGCGCGTCCAATTCGTCCTTGTCGAACCGGACGAAGCGCCCTTTTTCGTATTCGAAGCCTTTGACGATTTCTTCGTTCTCGACGGGTTCCTCGCAGTGGGGGCAGCGGCGGCTGTACGAAATCGGCGTGCCGCATTTGCGGTGCAGCATACGCATCGAGATGTCCTTGTCTTCCGTTGCGGCGTACATTTTGACCGGGATGTTGACAAGCCCGAAGCTGATCGCGCCTTTCCAGATCGTATGCATAACATAAGCCTCCCGCGGATCGTTTCCATGTAGTATGGCACGATCAGGAGGAGGCTATCGAATTAATTGATAATTTTTTCGATTTCGACATCGCTTCGCGCGAGATCGACGAACGCGTCGCCGACCCGGACGAGGGGCTTGAACAATTCGGTCGTATGATTGAGAATGATTTCTCCCACTTGGCCGTTCGTGAGCACCGCCGTTTTGCCGATAAAGTTCGGGATCATGCGGCGGATGAACGTTTGCGCGATGAGCGGATCCAGCTCGGTGAAGCTCAGATCGTACAATTCCTTCAGCACGACGAACAAATCTTGCTTCGCTTTGTAGACGCGCGAGGAAATCATGGCGCTGTAAATGTCGGCGACCGCGACGATTTTGGACACCGGATGAACCCATTCGTACGTGATGCCGAACGGATACCCTTTGCCGTTGGCGCGTTCGTGATGCTGGAGCGCGGCGTAGGCGGCCACGCGGTCCTGAATGCTGTTCATGACGATTTCGTAGCCGTATTCGGTATGCTTTTTGATTTCGTTGTATTCTTCTTCGGTGAGGCGGCCCGGCTTCTGCAAAATCGTACGATGGATTTTGCTTTTGCCGATATCGTGCAAAAATCCGGCTTTACCGATCGCGTACGCTTCTTCGTCCGAATGGTTCAGCCATTTGGCGATATAGAAAGACAGCATGCCGACTTGGATGCAGTGCTCGTACGTATAATCGTCGTTCGAGTTCAGCGTCAGCAGCAAGTTGACGACGTCGGTTTGCTCCTGCATGGACGCGATCAAGGGATCGTACGTTCGGTCGATCGTCTCCGGCGTCACGAAGCCGAGCTGATATGCTTGGTCGAACATCGACTTCATCCCCTTGACCGCCTCGTCGTACGGCTTCTGGAACGGAGGCTCCGGCGCGGCCTGCGCTTTCGCGGCGAGCGGGCGCGCGTCGTCGACTTCGACGTATTCGATTTGGTGGCGCAGCAAGAGGCCGATATGGATGTCGTTGACCACGGTGCCCGGGGCCACGATATGCAAACCGCTCGGCGTGAACACATGCTCGCGGATCGTGTCGCCCGCTTGCAGTTTCGTGATGTGCAGCCTCATGATGGGAAGCACCTCGAATTGGAATTGTCGCCCATCTATGATATAGCACTTTCGGAGTATTGTCGATCGAAAGTTGGGGAACTGGTGAAACGATTTGCGCCGATGGTCGTAGGTCCGGACGACTCCCCTTTTTTACGGCAAATGAACGACTGATAAACGAGCAGTTTCGGGGTACGCTATGTTCGAAACGAGAGGAAACGGAGGGATCGCGATGGACGTCAACCGCGCGCAGGAAATCATCAACAGTCCGAAGCAGTACGAAGTGGAACTGGACGGCAAAAGCGTGTGGCTCGACAGCGTCGATTCGACGACGAAGACGGCGACCGTGCACGAGCAGGAAGGGCAATATCAGCGCTCGATGACGGTGCGCGTCGACCAGTTGAAGGAAATCGGCGAAGTCGAAGCGAGAATGTAAAGCGGGAAAGGGCGCCGGAAGGCGTCCTTTTTTTGCTTTTTTCGGGGAAAGCTTTTGAATTGTATGCGGCCGACGGATAAAGTAGAGTTGTACATATCGAAGGACGGAGAAGGAGGGGGACGATGAACGCGGCTAAGACAGCGGGATGGACGCTGCAGCGTAAAATCGCTAGCTTCACCGTGCTGCTCGTCGTTCTCATTTTGCTCCAAATCGCGCTGCTGACGTTCTACTCGATCTCGCGCATCGTCGAACGGCAAATCGGCGACCGCGCCCTCCATATCGCGGAACAGGTCGCCGCCGCGCCCGAAATCGCGCAAGGGTTCTCGTCGGAACACCCGAGCGCCGTCATTCAGCCGTTCGCCGAACGCATCCGCGTGTTGACCGGCGCGGAATTTATCGTCGTCGGCAACGCGGAAGGCATCCGCTACTCCCACCCGCTTCCGGAGCGGATCGGACAGGAGATGGTCGGGGGCGACAATGACAGGGCGCTGGCGCAGGGGGAGTCGTACGTCTCGAAAGCGAGGGGCTCGCTCGGGCTGTCTCTCCGGGGGAAAGCGCCGATCCGGAACGAACAAGGCGACATTATCGGGATCGTGTCCGTGGGGTTTTTGTTGGAAGACATCCAGCAGATCCTTGTCGGGTACGGGCAGGCGATCGCGGGCGTCGCCGTCTCGGGCCTCGCCGTCGGCGCCGCCGGGGCGGTCGTGCTGGCGAGGAGCATCAAGCGGACGATGTTCGGCTTAGAACCCGAAGAAATTTCGTCTCTGTACCACATCCGGGACGCGGTCATTCAATCGATTCGCGAAGGCATTCTCGTGGTCGATCGGGAGGGCGCGATCGCTCTATTGAATCAAACGGCGCGCGACATTTTGCAGGTGCCGGAAGGCGAAGAGCCGATCGGGCGCCCCGTCACTCGTTACTTGCCGAACGGAGAATTGCTTGAGGTACTGCGGTCGGGGGATCGGCAGCTGGACGTCGAAACCGTCGTCGCCGGGAAGCCGGTCATCGCGAACCGCATCCCGGTGCGGTCGAACGGCGAAACGATCGGCGTCGTCTCGAGCTTCCGGCTGAAATCGGAGATCGACCAGCTGACGGAGGAGCTGTCGCAGGTGCGCCGGTATACGGAAGCGCTGCGCGCCCAAACCCACGAGTACAACAATTTCCTATATACGATTTCCGGTCTGCTGCAGCTCGGCGCGCACGAGGAGGCGCTGGAGCTCATCCACAGGGAATCGTCCGCGGCGCGGGACGCGATCCAGCTCATTTCCGAGCGCATTCGCGATCCGTCGCTCGGCGGCATCCTGCTCGGCTTCATGAACCGCGCGCGCGAGCTGAAGGTCGATTTGACGCTGGACCCGGAAAGCTCGGTCGGGCGGCTGCCCGACCGCATTCCTCCGGAAGCCGTCATTTCCGTGCTCGGCAACCTGGTGACGAACGCGTTCGAGGCGGTGGCGAGGAACGACGAGGCGGACCGGCGCGTCCGCATCTTTCTGCTCGATATCGGGGACGATCTGCTGCTCGAAGTCGAGGATTCGGGGCCGGGCGTCGACGAGGCGGAGGCGCCGCGATTGTTCGAGCTCGGCTACACGACGAAGGACGCGGGAAACGGCAAGCGGGGGTACGGCCTCGCGAAGGTGAGGGAGACGGCGGCGCGGCTCGGCGGCGACGTCGCCGTCGAGCGGGGCGAGCTCGGGGGCGCGCTGTTCATCGTGGCGATCCCGAAGGAAGGGAGGACGCAGGACGGATGGAATCGGTGATCGATGTATTGATCGTAGAGGACGAGCCGCGCATCGCGGACATCCACCGGCGGTTCGCGGAGAAGCTGGAGGGCTTCCGCGTCGTCGGGACCGCCGCGACGGGCGAGGAAGCGAAGGAATGGCTGAGCGCGTGCCGGCCGCATTTGGTGCTGCTCGACGTGTATTTGCCGGATATGCGCGGCGTCGAACTGGTGGCGTTCCTTCGCGGGGAGGGGATCGACGCCGACGTCATCATGATCACGGCGGCGTCGGAGACGGACGTCGTCCGGCAGGCGCTGCAAGGCGGCGCGTTCGATTATATCGTGAAGCCGCTCACGTTCGAGCGGTTCAAGAGCAGCCTCGAGAGATATAAGCGAGCGCGGGATCGGCTTCGCGGGGAGGGGCGGCTCACGCCGGAGCAGATCGAGGAGCTGTGGCCGGGCGGCGCGGTCCGTTCCGCCGAGGAGGAGGCCGTGCCCGGCGACGCGCCGAAAGGGATCGATCCGCTGACGCTGGAGCGGGTGCTCGAGCATATTCGACGCGGCGGGGAAGACGGCGTCACGGCGGAAGCGCTCGGCGCCGCGGCCGGTCTCAGCCGTTCGACGGCCCGGCGGTACCTCGAGTATCTCGTGTCGGCGCGGCGGCTCGCCGTGCGGTTGAACTATGGAACGATCGGCCGGCCGGAGCGGCGATACGTCGTCAAGACGCAGCCGTAACCCCCTGTTCGCCGGCCGCCGAACCGGCGCGTGACCAAAATGAACAAAATGAAAAAAACGAACTCAATGCGACTTATGACCGCAAACTAGGTGCGGTCATTTTTATTTGGTACATTGAGATAGCGCTTACAATAAAGCGCATACATCCGATGAAAACGGGGGATTTACTCATGAAGACACTACGGTTCGGCAAAATGCCGGCATTGATTCTTGCAAGCGCTTTGACGTTAACGCTCGCGGCGTGTTCCGGCTCGGCGGGCGGCGGGGCCGCGTCGTCGTATCCGGAGCGGGCGATCACGATGGTCGCGCCGTCGGGCGCGGGCGGCGGCTGGGACAAGACGGCGCGCTCGATCGCCAAGGCGCTGGGCGAAACGAAGCTCGTCGAGCAGTCGATCACCGTCGAGAACAAGCCGGGCGGCGGCGGGGCCGTCTTCATGGCCGAGTACGCGACGGCGGACGTTAAGAACGACTACAAGCTGTTCGTCAATTCGCCGCCGATTTTGATCAACCACAACAAGAAAGAAGGCAACAGCCCGTACGGGTACAAGGACACGACGCCGCTCGCGCAGCTGACGGAGGATTTCGGGGCGATCGTCGTCGGAGCGGACTCGGCGTTCGACGATTTAGCGGAGCTGCTTGCAGCGATCAAGAACGACCCGTCGTCCGTCACCGTCGCAGGCGGTTCGGCGCCGGGCTCGATGGACCATCTGATCGCCGTTCTGCCGGCATTCAAGTACGGCATCGACCCGAAAGCCGTGAAATATGTGTCGTACGACGGCGGCGGCGAAGCGGTGGCGGCGCTGCTCGGCGGTTCGGCCGACGTGATCGCGACCGACGTTTCGGGCGTCGGGGAGTACTTGAAAGCGGGCAAGGTGAAGGTGCTCGGCATCAGCTCGGCGGAGCGGCTCGGCGGCGAGCTGAGCGAATTGAAGACGTTCAAAGAGCAGGGCGTGGACGCGGAATTCGTCATTTGGCGCGGCGTGTTCGGTCCGAAGAACATGTCGGAAGGCGCGAAGGCGTACTGGACGGAAAAGCTGCAGGCGCTGTCGGCAAGCGACGCGTGGAAGGCGGAGCTCGCGGCCAACGGCTGGGCGAGCGAGTACAAAAACGCGGACGATTTCGCGGCGTTCCTCGGGGAGCAGGACGTCTTGATCCAAGAGCTGCTCGGCGCTCTCGGCATGGCGAAGTAAAGGGGCGAGAAAATCATGAACCATACGTTCAGCCGCATCGCCGGCGCCGCCTTGTTCGTTCTGGGCGCGGCGTTCGTGTACGAGAGCCGCGGCATCTCGGAAAGCGCCTACGGCAGCAGCGTCGGGCCGAATTTGTTTCCGACGGGGCTCGGCATCGTGCTGATGCTGCTGTGCGCGCGCCTCATCTACGAAACGTTCCGCGAGCCGAAGCAGGCGAAGACGTCGGGGGGCGACGCGCCGCCTCCCGATTATAAGCGGTTCTCGCTCGTCTTGGGCTCGGCGCTGCTCTATGCGGTGCTGCTGCAGCCGATCGGCTATTTGATCACCACCTTCTTGTTCTTGACGTTTTGTTTTCAAGTGATGGAGAAAGGGAAGCTGTGGATGAGCGTCTTGATCTCCGGAGCGTTTACGCTCGGCGTCTACTATTTATTCGTCGAAGTGCTGCAAGGCTCGCTGCCCGGTCTCCCGGTCTGGTTCCGGTAACGCGCGGCCGCGCCGCTAGAGCATGAACGCGGAAGGGAGTTTCGCATGAATACATTTCAATTTTTGATGCAGGGCTTCGCGGAGGCGCTGCAGTGGCATAATCTCGTCTTCGCCTTCGTCGGCGTCCTGATCGGGACGGCGGTCGGCGTGCTGCCGGGCATCGGGCCGATGAGCGGCGTGGCGCTGCTCATTCCGGTGACCGCCTCGCTCACCGCGGGCCAGGACCCCGAGTCGGCGGCGGCGAGCGCCATCATTTTGCTGGCGGGCGTCTACTACGGCGCCATGTACGGCGGCTCGACGACGTCGATCCTGCTGAACACGCCGGGGGAATCGTCCTCCGTCGTCACCGCGCTGGACGGGTACCAGATGGCTCGCCAAGGGCGCGCCGGCGCGGCGCTCGCGATCGCGGCGATCGGCTCGTTCGCCGCCGGCATCGTCGCCTTGATCGGGCTCGTCGCGCTCGCGCAGCCGCTGTCGGCCGTCGCGCTGAAGTTCGGGCCGGCCGAATATTTCTCGCTCATGATTCTCGGTTTGTGCGCGGTCAGCGGCCTCGCCGGCAAATCGATGACGAAGGCGCTGATCATGACCGTGCTCGGGCTGCTGCTCGCGACGATCGGCATCGACAACGTGTCGGGCGTGGCGCGGTTCACGTACGGCGTTCCGGTGCTCTACTCGGGTCTCGAGTTTCTGACGGTCGCCGTCGGCTTGTTCGCTCTCGGCGAGGTGTTCAAGACGATCCTCGAGCGGGACGGCGGCGGCGGCGCCGCAGTCGCGCGCGTCGGGCGGATTTTGCCGACGAAGCGGGATTTGAAGGACAGCGCCGGCCCGATCATGCGCGGATCGCTGCTCGGCTTTTTCATCGGCATCCTGCCGGGCGCCGGCGCGACGCTGGCGTCGTTCTTCTCCTACATTCTGGAGAAGAAGCTCAGCAAAAACCCCAAGGCTTTCGGCCATGGCACGATCGCCGGCGTCGCGGCGCCGGAGTCGGCGAACAACGGCGCGTCGGGCGGCGCGCTCATCCCGCTGCTGACGCTCGGCATTCCGGGCTCCGGCACGACGGCGATTCTCATGGGCGCGCTCATCATGTACAACGTTCAGCCGGGACCGCTGCTGTTTTCGGACCACCCGACGATCGCCTGGGGGCTGATCGCCAGCATGTTTATCGGCAATCTGATGCTGCTGCTTTTGAACATGCCGCTCGTCAAAGTGTTCGCGAAAATCATCGAAACGCCGGCGAAATATTTGCTGCCGATCATTATCGCGATTTCGATTTTCGGCGTCTACGCGGTGCAGTTCACGACGTTCGACTTGGTGCTCTTGATCGGCTGCGGCGTCGCCGGCTACGCGCTGTCGAAGCATGATTTTCCGATCGCGCCGCTCGTCCTCGGCCTCGTGCTCGGACCGATGATCGAGAACAACCTTCGCCGCGCGCTCACGATCTCGAACGGGGATTTTCTTATTTTCGTGCAAAAGCCGGTGTCTCTCGCCTTTCTCGCGATCGCGGCGCTGTGGATGCTGATCCCGCTGCTGCTGAAACGCCGGGGGCGCAACGTCATCGTTAACGAGGAAGCATGAACGTCCTGCCGCTGATTTTGCTCGAGGTGATGCTGCCGTTCCTGTTGCTGGCGGGGCTCGGCGCGCTGCTGCAGCGGAGGCTTCGGTTCGACATGCGCACGCTCTCGAAAATCGTCAACGTGTATTTGCTGCCGGCGGTCTGCTTCGCGAAGCTGTACGAAAGTCCGATCGACGCTTCGGCCGCGTTCGTCGCGGTCGGGTTTTGGCTGCTGCTGAACGGGACGCTGACGGCGCTCGGCGCCGGGGCGGCGAAGCTGTGGCGCATCCGAGAGGACGACCGCCCGGTCGTGCGCAACGGCTTCGTCCTCAGCAACCAAGGGAATTACGGGCTGCCGGTGAGCGAGCTCGTGTTCGCGCACAGCCCGCTTGCGATGTCGGTGCAGGCGCTGCTGTCCGTCGTCCAGAACGTCTATACCTACACGTTCGGGACGGCGCAGTTCGCGAAACGGGGGAGAGGCGCGGCATTGTTGGCGCTGTCGACGGCGGCGCGAATGCCGGTGATGTACGCGCTGGCGGCGGCGCTGCTCTGCCGAACGTTCGGCTGGCGGCTGCCGGAACCGGTCTGGGAGCCGATCGCCGGCGTGGCGGACGCGTTCTTCGCGATCGCGATCTTGACGCTGGGAGCGCAGCTCGCGGACGCGAAAGCGCTCCGCTTGGGGCGCTCGCTGTGGGTCGCCGCGGCGGGGAGGCTGCTGCTGGCGCCCGCGGCCGCGCTGCTGCTCATCTGGTGCTTCCGCATGGACGGCCCGCTCGCGCAGGCGCTGTTCGCGGCCAGCTCGTACCCGATCTCGCGGAACAGCTCGCTTATTGCGCTAGAATACGGGAAAAGTCCGGACCTCGCCGCGCAGCTCGTCGTCGCGACGACGCTGCTCAGCGGCGTCACGGTGACGGCGGTTATCGCCGCGTCGCAGCTGTTGTGGTGATTTATTTTGAAGGGATGGGATTCTTATGGCAATTCCGGCGAACGCCAGCACGACGATCGTGCTTCGTCTTGAAATCGAGAAAGAGAAAGCTTCGTTCGGCCACATCGCGACCGCCATCGGGGAAGCCGGCGGCGACATCGTCGCGGTCGACGTCAATCGGCCGGGCAAAACGACGACCGTCCGCGACATTACGGTGAACGTCGCGGACGCGCTGCAGACGAAGGCGATCGTAGAGGTGCTGCGCGCTCTGGACGGCGTCACCGTGCTGCAGGTGTCCGACCAGACGTTCCTGCTTCATCTCGGCGGCAAAATCGAGGTGACGCCCAAAATCGCGATCAAGACGCGCGACGATTTGTCCCGCGTTTATACGCCGGGGGTGGCGCGCATTTGCACAGCCATCCACGAGGAGCCGAGCCGCGCCCACTCGCTGACGATCAAGCGGAATACGATCGCGGTCGTCTCGGACGGCTCCGCGGTGCTCGGCCTCGGCAACATCGGGCCGCTCGCGGCGATGCCCGTCATGGAGGGCAAGGCGATGCTGTTCAAGCAGATCGCGGGCGTCGACGCGTTCCCGATCTGTCTCGACACGCAGGACACCGAGGAAATCATCCGCACGATCAAGCTGATCGCGCCGGCGTTCGGCGGCATCAACCTCGAGGATATATCGTCGCCGCGCTGCTTCGAAATCGAAGAGCGGCTGACGGAGGAGCTCGACATTCCCGTGTTCCACGACGACCAGCACGGGACGGCGGTCGTGCTGCTGGCCGGGCTGTACAACGCGGTGCAGGTCGTGCGCAAGCGGCTCGAGGATTGCAAAATCGTCCTGTGCGGCGTCGGCGCGGCCGGCATCGCGTGCACGAAAATTTTGCTCGCGGCGGGCGCGACGAACATTATCGGCGTCGATCGCGGCGGCGCGCTCGTCCGGGGGCAGACGTACGGCCACGACGCCTGGAATTGGTACGCCGAGCATACGAACCCGAACCGGGAAGCCGGCACGCTGTCCGACGTCATCGCCGGCGCCGACATTTTCATCGGCGTATCGGGGCCGGGCGTGCTGACCCGCGAGGACGTGCGGCGCATGGCGAGGGACCCGATCGTGTTCGCGATGGCGAATCCGACGCCGGAAATTTCGCCGGAGGAAGCCGAAGGCGTCGTGCGCGTCATGGCGACCGGCCGGTCGGACTATCCGAACCAAATCAACAACGTGCTCTGCTTCCCGGGGCTGTTCCGCGGCGTGCTGAACTGCCGGGCGTCGCGGGTGACGGAGCGGATGAAGCTGGCGGCGGCGCGCGCGATCGCTTCGGTCGTCACGGACGAGGAGCGGAACGAGCACTATATCATCCCGAGCGTGTTCAACCAGTCGGTGGCGGATCGGGTGCGGGACGCGGTCATCGAGGCGGCGATCGAGGACGGCGTCGCGCGCCGCAGGCCGCGCTGATCGCCGCGCCGCCGATTTACCCGCTGCTAATTGATGCGCTGATTTACGGCTAATTCGGTATTCGGACGAGGGAACGGGGGGAGCGCGGTGAGCGGCATCGGCGCGAGCGCGATCGTGAGCATTAACCAGACGGCGAACCGGTTCCAATCCAGCATCGTGCTGCGATGGAAGGGGAAGGCGATCGACGTCAAAAGCATTCTTGGTCTCAGCCTGACGCTGCTGAGCTCGCAGGAGTATACGCTGGAGGTGCATGGGCCCGACGAAGCGGAGGCGAAAGCCGCGATGATCGCGGCGTTCGAGAAGCACGGGCTGCGGGTGATCGCGGGATAACGAGAAGGGCGCCGATGTTCGGCGCCCTTCTTTTTTGGTTCGGTTACGGGGAACGATTGGAATGCGGTATGTTGCGGCTTGTTGCGGCGCGGCTTATTGCGGTGACGCTTCGACGATGCTCCACGGCGTCGGCGTCGGCACGACCCGGTTCAAGCGGAAGCCCGCCCGCTCCAGCAGCGTCTTGTATTCCGCTTCCGTTCGTTCCTTCCCGGACGTGATCGCCAGCATCTCGAGATCGATCCACTTCGCGGGATGCGGCGCGTCGCCCGGCGGCACGACCGTCTCGATAAGCAGCAGCTTGGCGTCCGGGAGCATCGCGCGCCGGCAATTCGTTAAGATGAGCGCCGCTTCCGCGTCGTCCCAATCGTGGATGACGGCTTTGAGGACGTAAGCATCTCCGCCGCTCGGCACCGAAACGAAGAAGTCGCCCGCGACGCAGCGGCACCGCTCCGCGAGCCCTTGCGCCGCCGCGATGGCCGACGCGTCCGCGGCGACGGGCGCAAGGTCGTACAGGGTGCCTTGCGCGGCAGGGTGGGCTTTCAGAATTTCCGCCAGCAGTCCCCCTTGGCCGCCGCCGACGTCCACGATATGGCGGAACGGGGCGAAATCGTAGGCGGCGACGAGCGCCGCTTGAGAGCCGGTTAGGCTCGTCATCGCCCGCTGGAAGACGCCCGCGGCTTCCGCGTCGCCCGCGAGAAATTCGAACAGCGGCTTCCCGTGGACGCGCGCGAAGGCCGTCTCGCCGGTGCGCACGCTGTGCAGCAGCGACGTCCACGCGTCGCGGTGCCACGGCTCCCCGAACATGACGGCCGTATCGCGCAGCGATGCGGGATGGTCGCTTCGCAGGTAGGTGCCGAGCGGCCCGAGCTCGAATGCGTCCGCCTCGTTGCGGCGGACGATGCCCGCGCTCGCCGCCGCCCGCAGGACGCGGTACAGGCTTGGCGCGTGCGCCGCGGTCGCCTCCGCGAGCTCCTCCGCCGTCCGCGGGCCGTCCCGCAGCAGATCGGGAATGCCGAGCTTGGCGACGACATACAGCCCCTGCTGCACCATGCCGCCCATGATCATTTGATACAGCTGCCCGATCTCGTGGGCCGCTTGCTCTTGCGCCTTCCTTTGCGATTGCACTTGCGTTTGCTCTTGCGTTTGCGCGTTATCGTTCGACAATGTCCTCGCCCTCCGTTTTCGTCCCGGCCTTCGCCGCGATGAGTTTGCCGATTTCCCGTTCGATGTCGTCCCAGCTGTAGGAATAGTTATAAAATCCGAGGAATTTCCGCGTCGCCTCCGCGTCGGCGCCGACGAGCGCGTATGCCGCCTCCTGCTCCGGCGCGATCGGCGTATTTTTCGTCAGCTGGCAGCCCAGGAGGAAGTGCGCCATAAGCCGCTCCTCCATCGTTCGTTGGTATGCGGCCGCCATTGCTTCCCAGCTGCCGGTCCATTCATTAGGAGTCATGGAGGCGAGCAGTTCGGCGAGCGTTCTCGCCCCGAACAAGGCATCGTGCAGCCCGGTGCCGACCGTCGGGTCCTTGAACGTCAGCGCGTCGCCGACGAGCGCCCAGCCGGCGCCCATGCCTTGGTGCCAGTCGTTGTCGTAACCGACGAGCCCGCGCACCGGTGCGTCGAAGCGGGCGGCGCGCAGCCGCCGCGGCAGCGTCGTGGCGGCGAAGCCTTCGTCCACGAGCGCCCGTACGGCGGCCTCCGGATCGCGCTTCATCCGCTCGGCCCATTCCTTGTCCGTCAGCGGGAACATGACGCCGAGCGCGTATTGGCCGTCGCTCGTCGGGAAGGCGATCGCGTATTTATCGCCTTGGCGGTACAGCTCCGCGTGAAGCGGCCCGTCTTGCGTAAACCCGCTGACGTAAGCGACATAAGAGGCGAAGTCGGAAGGGACGTTCCGGAGGCGGGCGCTGCCCGCTAGCTTCCGCACGGTCGAGAGCCGGCCGTCGGCCCCGACGACCAGCTTCGCGGCGAACGCGGCGTTGCCGCGGCTGCCGCGGCGCTGACCGACGACGCCGGATACTTCGTCGCCGCGCTTCGTCAGCTCGGCGACGCGGAAGTTCTCGAGCGCCGTCACGTTCGGATGCGATTTCGCCCGCTCGAAGAAGATGCGGTCCAAGTGCGTGCGGCGGATGCACAAGCAATCGGCGTAGCCGCCGACGGCCGGGACGACGCCGTCGATGACCGCGCCGCCGAACTGGATGCGCAGTCGATTGTAGGTCGGGGTGTTCGTCGCGAGCAGCTCGTCGAGCACGCCGAGCTCCTGCAGCATGGCGAGGGAAT
This genomic interval carries:
- a CDS encoding H-type small acid-soluble spore protein: MDVNRAQEIINSPKQYEVELDGKSVWLDSVDSTTKTATVHEQEGQYQRSMTVRVDQLKEIGEVEARM
- a CDS encoding tripartite tricarboxylate transporter substrate binding protein, which gives rise to MKTLRFGKMPALILASALTLTLAACSGSAGGGAASSYPERAITMVAPSGAGGGWDKTARSIAKALGETKLVEQSITVENKPGGGGAVFMAEYATADVKNDYKLFVNSPPILINHNKKEGNSPYGYKDTTPLAQLTEDFGAIVVGADSAFDDLAELLAAIKNDPSSVTVAGGSAPGSMDHLIAVLPAFKYGIDPKAVKYVSYDGGGEAVAALLGGSADVIATDVSGVGEYLKAGKVKVLGISSAERLGGELSELKTFKEQGVDAEFVIWRGVFGPKNMSEGAKAYWTEKLQALSASDAWKAELAANGWASEYKNADDFAAFLGEQDVLIQELLGALGMAK
- a CDS encoding Ku protein produces the protein MHTIWKGAISFGLVNIPVKMYAATEDKDISMRMLHRKCGTPISYSRRCPHCEEPVENEEIVKGFEYEKGRFVRFDKDELDALSADASREIKIVDFVNLSEIDPIYFQKTYYLGPGDTGANAYGLLLAALQDTGKIGIAKVTIRNKSSLAAIRIVDGCISMETIFYPDEVRSAANVPNLQTVRGAVSEKELLMAKMLIEQLSVPFDPSKYHDDYREQVMGLIQAKVAGQEIEVVPEQRRTNVIDLMSALQASLQAAQGKTPDIAAATDRAGAPAGAGTGAGAGAPAAPKKRGRPRRAAGAEDGAPAGEPKTPIGTR
- a CDS encoding HD-GYP domain-containing protein, giving the protein MRLHITKLQAGDTIREHVFTPSGLHIVAPGTVVNDIHIGLLLRHQIEYVEVDDARPLAAKAQAAPEPPFQKPYDEAVKGMKSMFDQAYQLGFVTPETIDRTYDPLIASMQEQTDVVNLLLTLNSNDDYTYEHCIQVGMLSFYIAKWLNHSDEEAYAIGKAGFLHDIGKSKIHRTILQKPGRLTEEEYNEIKKHTEYGYEIVMNSIQDRVAAYAALQHHERANGKGYPFGITYEWVHPVSKIVAVADIYSAMISSRVYKAKQDLFVVLKELYDLSFTELDPLIAQTFIRRMIPNFIGKTAVLTNGQVGEIILNHTTELFKPLVRVGDAFVDLARSDVEIEKIIN
- a CDS encoding tripartite tricarboxylate transporter permease — protein: MNTFQFLMQGFAEALQWHNLVFAFVGVLIGTAVGVLPGIGPMSGVALLIPVTASLTAGQDPESAAASAIILLAGVYYGAMYGGSTTSILLNTPGESSSVVTALDGYQMARQGRAGAALAIAAIGSFAAGIVALIGLVALAQPLSAVALKFGPAEYFSLMILGLCAVSGLAGKSMTKALIMTVLGLLLATIGIDNVSGVARFTYGVPVLYSGLEFLTVAVGLFALGEVFKTILERDGGGGAAVARVGRILPTKRDLKDSAGPIMRGSLLGFFIGILPGAGATLASFFSYILEKKLSKNPKAFGHGTIAGVAAPESANNGASGGALIPLLTLGIPGSGTTAILMGALIMYNVQPGPLLFSDHPTIAWGLIASMFIGNLMLLLLNMPLVKVFAKIIETPAKYLLPIIIAISIFGVYAVQFTTFDLVLLIGCGVAGYALSKHDFPIAPLVLGLVLGPMIENNLRRALTISNGDFLIFVQKPVSLAFLAIAALWMLIPLLLKRRGRNVIVNEEA
- a CDS encoding response regulator, whose translation is MESVIDVLIVEDEPRIADIHRRFAEKLEGFRVVGTAATGEEAKEWLSACRPHLVLLDVYLPDMRGVELVAFLRGEGIDADVIMITAASETDVVRQALQGGAFDYIVKPLTFERFKSSLERYKRARDRLRGEGRLTPEQIEELWPGGAVRSAEEEAVPGDAPKGIDPLTLERVLEHIRRGGEDGVTAEALGAAAGLSRSTARRYLEYLVSARRLAVRLNYGTIGRPERRYVVKTQP
- a CDS encoding sensor histidine kinase, producing MNAAKTAGWTLQRKIASFTVLLVVLILLQIALLTFYSISRIVERQIGDRALHIAEQVAAAPEIAQGFSSEHPSAVIQPFAERIRVLTGAEFIVVGNAEGIRYSHPLPERIGQEMVGGDNDRALAQGESYVSKARGSLGLSLRGKAPIRNEQGDIIGIVSVGFLLEDIQQILVGYGQAIAGVAVSGLAVGAAGAVVLARSIKRTMFGLEPEEISSLYHIRDAVIQSIREGILVVDREGAIALLNQTARDILQVPEGEEPIGRPVTRYLPNGELLEVLRSGDRQLDVETVVAGKPVIANRIPVRSNGETIGVVSSFRLKSEIDQLTEELSQVRRYTEALRAQTHEYNNFLYTISGLLQLGAHEEALELIHRESSAARDAIQLISERIRDPSLGGILLGFMNRARELKVDLTLDPESSVGRLPDRIPPEAVISVLGNLVTNAFEAVARNDEADRRVRIFLLDIGDDLLLEVEDSGPGVDEAEAPRLFELGYTTKDAGNGKRGYGLAKVRETAARLGGDVAVERGELGGALFIVAIPKEGRTQDGWNR
- a CDS encoding tripartite tricarboxylate transporter TctB family protein; the protein is MNHTFSRIAGAALFVLGAAFVYESRGISESAYGSSVGPNLFPTGLGIVLMLLCARLIYETFREPKQAKTSGGDAPPPDYKRFSLVLGSALLYAVLLQPIGYLITTFLFLTFCFQVMEKGKLWMSVLISGAFTLGVYYLFVEVLQGSLPGLPVWFR